From Rhodococcus sp. B7740, one genomic window encodes:
- a CDS encoding DUF3297 family protein → MSEDQHTDVPPNHLAIDPRSPFYNEEVLRRDVGIRFNGVEKTSVREYNVTEGWVRVEVPTAKDRYGNPMLVKLKGTVEPYFRDAK, encoded by the coding sequence ATGTCAGAGGACCAGCACACAGACGTTCCACCGAACCACCTCGCGATCGATCCGCGGAGCCCCTTCTACAACGAAGAGGTTCTTCGCCGGGACGTCGGTATTCGCTTCAACGGCGTCGAGAAGACCAGTGTTCGCGAATACAACGTGACCGAGGGTTGGGTGCGAGTCGAAGTCCCCACCGCGAAGGATCGCTACGGAAATCCCATGCTCGTCAAGCTCAAGGGCACGGTCGAACCGTACTTCCGCGACGCGAAATAG
- a CDS encoding DUF475 domain-containing protein, which produces MVVKIFGWSIAVTIVSVIVAFLYGGIEAMILVLILGVLEVSLSFDNAVINATVLRRMSEFWQKIFLTIGIIIAVFGMRLLFPLVIVWAASGLGPVAAIDLALNPPADGAATFPDGSPSYETLLTDAHPQIAAFGGMFLLMLFLGFIFEDREITWLSWLEKPLARIGRLDQLSVVVAGLLLVLSAEFLAEDDKISTVMVSGVLGMITYIAVNGLGELFHVEEEGEESSGGPSELAKATGKAGFFLFLYLEVLDASFSFDGVIGAFAITADPIIIALGLGFIGAMFVRSITVFLVRKGTLSDYVYLEHGAHWAIGALSIILLVSIGVHINELITGFVGILFIGAALLSSIRRNKRLENEGVETAVSV; this is translated from the coding sequence GTGGTTGTCAAGATCTTCGGATGGTCGATCGCGGTCACCATCGTGTCCGTCATCGTGGCTTTTCTGTACGGCGGGATCGAGGCGATGATCCTCGTCCTCATCCTCGGTGTACTCGAGGTGTCGCTGTCCTTCGACAATGCCGTCATCAATGCCACCGTGTTGCGACGCATGAGCGAGTTCTGGCAGAAGATCTTCCTCACCATCGGCATCATCATCGCCGTGTTCGGCATGCGGCTGCTGTTCCCGCTGGTCATCGTCTGGGCTGCGTCGGGCCTCGGTCCGGTCGCCGCGATCGACCTGGCCCTCAACCCGCCCGCCGACGGTGCCGCAACTTTCCCGGACGGTTCACCCAGCTACGAGACGCTCCTCACCGACGCGCATCCGCAGATCGCTGCATTCGGTGGCATGTTCCTGCTGATGCTCTTCCTCGGATTCATCTTCGAGGATCGCGAGATCACCTGGTTGAGCTGGCTCGAAAAGCCGCTCGCCCGCATCGGTCGCCTCGATCAGCTCTCCGTGGTCGTCGCAGGCCTGCTGCTGGTCCTGAGCGCCGAGTTCCTCGCCGAGGACGACAAGATCTCCACCGTCATGGTCTCCGGCGTGCTGGGCATGATCACCTACATCGCAGTGAACGGACTCGGTGAACTCTTCCACGTCGAAGAAGAGGGCGAAGAGTCCTCGGGCGGGCCGAGCGAACTGGCGAAGGCGACGGGTAAGGCCGGGTTCTTCCTGTTCCTCTACCTCGAGGTGCTCGACGCATCGTTCTCGTTCGACGGTGTCATCGGTGCGTTCGCCATCACCGCAGACCCCATCATCATCGCGCTCGGCCTGGGCTTCATCGGTGCGATGTTCGTCCGCTCGATCACGGTCTTCCTGGTTCGCAAGGGAACGTTGTCCGATTACGTGTACCTCGAGCACGGTGCGCACTGGGCGATCGGTGCGTTGTCCATCATCCTGCTGGTCTCGATCGGTGTACACATCAACGAGCTGATCACCGGCTTCGTGGGAATCCTGTTCATCGGGGCCGCCCTGCTGAGCAGTATTCGACGCAACAAACGCCTCGAGAACGAGGGCGTGGAGACTGCCGTCAGCGTCTGA
- a CDS encoding helix-turn-helix transcriptional regulator — MSALLEPLPSANDSGVSTTRRSRGPISLVPPPMQIHPVPAATSPFPPRPDLTGREIEVLLCWIRHDSKTEVAKALFLSLGTVNTHLTRIRAKYTSVGRPAPTKAALVARALQDGLVDISEL, encoded by the coding sequence ATGTCTGCACTGCTCGAACCCTTGCCCTCCGCGAACGACTCCGGAGTCTCGACGACGCGCCGTTCACGCGGTCCGATCAGCCTCGTTCCACCCCCGATGCAGATACATCCCGTTCCCGCCGCCACGAGCCCCTTCCCGCCGCGACCGGATCTGACCGGCCGCGAGATCGAGGTGCTGCTCTGCTGGATTCGACACGACTCGAAGACCGAAGTTGCGAAGGCACTGTTTCTCTCGCTCGGCACCGTCAACACCCACCTCACCCGGATTCGGGCCAAGTACACCTCCGTCGGGCGACCGGCACCGACCAAGGCGGCCCTCGTCGCGCGCGCCCTTCAGGACGGGCTCGTCGATATCTCGGAGCTGTGA
- a CDS encoding TerD family protein: protein MGVSLSKGGNVSLTKAAPNLTAVVVGLGWDIRTTTGTDFDLDASAIALNSTKKALSDGHFVFFNNLKSPDGSIEHTGDNTTGEGDGDDEQIKVDLAAVPPEIETIVFPVSIYDADARSQSFGQVRNAFIRVINQADNSELARYDLSEDASTETAMVFGELYRNGAEWKFRAVGQGYASGLAGIARDFGVNV, encoded by the coding sequence ATGGGCGTCAGCCTCAGCAAGGGTGGCAATGTCTCGCTCACCAAGGCAGCTCCGAACCTGACCGCGGTCGTGGTCGGTCTCGGATGGGACATCCGCACGACGACCGGCACCGACTTCGATCTCGACGCCAGCGCCATCGCTCTGAACTCGACGAAGAAGGCCTTGAGCGACGGGCACTTCGTGTTCTTCAACAACCTGAAGTCTCCCGACGGCTCCATCGAGCACACCGGGGACAACACCACGGGTGAGGGCGACGGAGACGACGAGCAGATCAAGGTCGATCTCGCCGCAGTACCGCCGGAGATCGAGACCATCGTCTTCCCCGTGTCCATCTACGATGCGGACGCACGCTCGCAGTCGTTCGGTCAGGTGCGCAACGCGTTCATCCGCGTCATCAACCAGGCCGACAACTCCGAGCTCGCACGCTACGACCTCAGCGAGGACGCCTCCACCGAGACCGCCATGGTCTTCGGTGAGCTGTACCGCAACGGCGCGGAGTGGAAGTTCCGCGCGGTCGGTCAGGGCTACGCCTCGGGACTCGCAGGAATCGCTCGCGATTTCGGAGTAAACGTGTAG
- a CDS encoding SulP family inorganic anion transporter: protein MTTTVEPDSDPSPETRLEPQSRVGSILKYDVPASLVVFLVAVPLSIGIAVASGAPIMAGLIAAVVGGILAGILGGSPLQVSGPAAGLTVVVAELVNQFGWGVTCAITVLAGAVQILLGLSRIARSALAISPVVVHAMLAGIGITIALQQIHVLLGGESESSAVQNVLAIPTSVANGQWPSIVVGGIVVVLMFAWPRLSELSGVLAKVTKVPAALVAVVTATAVSIFFSLDVERIELPGNLIESLSLPVMPDGQWSAFVTGVITIALIASVESLLSAVAVDKMHSGERTNFDRELMAQGAGNMASGAIGGLPITGVIVRSATNVKVGAKSRASAILHGVWILIFSVLFISIVELVPFAALAGLLVMIGVQLIKLADIKIANKTGDIAVYAVTVVGVVALNLLEGVLIGLALSIILVLRRVVWAKVRAEETVDGTWRVTTEGSLSFLALPRLTHVLSTVPAGTAVTVHLGVDFLDHAVHDALNEWMRQHELGGGTVKVEEVGTASMAAAAEGPPKRGSATVRSSLAPWRAWQLKSDVAQEDSPAALRPVLSGVAEYHRTHAPNIRPHLEGLTDSQDPDTLFLCCVDSRVMPNTITSSGPGDLFTVRNMGNLVPAQGQDCSVEAALAFGVDQLGTSSVVVCGHSGCGAMKAVLSGPENAADASVAEWLGYGMASLDAYRSGHVVGRQAAELGFGEADQLAMVNVAVQLQTLTRHRVVGRANAEGRLRITGLFFDIPSARVLQIGTQEITVLDPADCPQKSDS, encoded by the coding sequence GTGACCACGACCGTGGAACCCGATTCCGACCCCAGTCCCGAGACCCGACTCGAGCCGCAGTCTCGCGTCGGGTCGATCCTGAAATACGACGTACCGGCCTCGTTGGTCGTTTTCCTTGTTGCAGTGCCACTTTCGATCGGTATCGCCGTCGCATCGGGCGCGCCGATCATGGCCGGTCTCATTGCCGCTGTGGTCGGCGGCATTCTTGCCGGCATACTCGGCGGATCACCGCTGCAGGTCAGTGGCCCCGCGGCAGGCCTGACCGTCGTGGTTGCCGAGTTGGTCAACCAATTCGGGTGGGGCGTAACGTGCGCCATCACCGTCCTGGCCGGTGCTGTGCAGATCCTGCTGGGATTGAGCCGAATTGCGCGCAGTGCGTTGGCCATCTCGCCCGTCGTGGTGCATGCGATGCTCGCCGGAATCGGTATAACCATTGCGCTGCAACAGATTCACGTGCTTCTCGGTGGGGAATCCGAAAGTTCTGCGGTCCAGAACGTGCTCGCCATCCCTACATCCGTTGCGAACGGCCAGTGGCCGTCGATCGTCGTCGGCGGAATCGTGGTCGTGCTGATGTTCGCCTGGCCACGGTTGAGCGAGTTGTCCGGCGTGCTGGCCAAGGTCACCAAGGTGCCGGCCGCCCTGGTCGCAGTGGTCACCGCCACCGCGGTCTCGATCTTCTTCTCACTCGATGTCGAACGAATCGAATTGCCCGGCAACCTGATCGAGTCCTTGAGCCTGCCGGTCATGCCCGACGGGCAGTGGAGTGCGTTCGTCACCGGCGTCATCACCATCGCGTTGATCGCCAGTGTCGAGAGTCTGCTCTCCGCGGTGGCCGTCGACAAGATGCACAGCGGTGAGCGCACCAACTTCGACCGTGAATTGATGGCTCAGGGTGCCGGCAACATGGCCTCAGGCGCCATCGGCGGTCTGCCGATCACCGGGGTGATCGTGCGCAGTGCCACCAACGTCAAGGTCGGTGCCAAATCTCGGGCATCGGCGATTCTGCACGGCGTGTGGATTCTGATCTTCTCCGTACTGTTCATCTCGATCGTCGAACTGGTTCCCTTCGCAGCTCTGGCCGGGTTGCTGGTGATGATCGGCGTGCAGCTGATCAAGCTGGCGGACATCAAGATTGCGAACAAGACCGGAGACATCGCGGTCTATGCGGTCACTGTCGTCGGAGTGGTGGCGCTCAACCTGCTCGAGGGTGTGCTGATCGGTTTGGCACTGTCGATCATCCTCGTGCTGCGTCGGGTGGTGTGGGCGAAGGTCAGGGCCGAGGAAACCGTCGACGGCACCTGGCGTGTCACCACCGAGGGGTCGTTGAGCTTCCTCGCGCTCCCCCGGTTGACGCATGTGCTGTCCACTGTCCCGGCAGGCACGGCCGTCACGGTCCACCTCGGCGTGGACTTCCTCGACCATGCCGTGCACGACGCCTTGAACGAGTGGATGCGTCAGCACGAACTCGGTGGCGGCACAGTGAAAGTCGAAGAAGTGGGTACGGCGTCCATGGCGGCGGCTGCCGAAGGGCCACCCAAGCGTGGATCGGCGACGGTACGCAGTTCGTTGGCACCGTGGCGCGCCTGGCAGCTCAAGAGCGATGTTGCGCAGGAGGACTCGCCCGCGGCCCTGCGGCCGGTGTTGAGCGGCGTTGCGGAGTACCACCGCACGCATGCTCCCAACATCCGTCCGCACCTCGAGGGACTGACCGACAGCCAGGATCCGGACACTCTGTTTCTGTGCTGTGTGGATTCGCGAGTCATGCCGAACACGATCACCAGCAGCGGCCCGGGTGACCTGTTCACCGTCCGCAACATGGGCAACCTCGTTCCCGCTCAGGGGCAGGACTGCTCGGTGGAGGCGGCGCTGGCGTTCGGTGTCGATCAACTCGGGACCTCGTCGGTCGTGGTCTGTGGGCACTCGGGCTGCGGTGCCATGAAAGCGGTACTCAGCGGCCCTGAGAACGCCGCGGACGCCTCCGTCGCCGAGTGGTTGGGTTACGGGATGGCAAGCCTCGACGCGTATCGCAGCGGGCACGTGGTCGGTCGTCAGGCGGCGGAGCTCGGTTTCGGAGAGGCGGACCAACTGGCGATGGTGAACGTCGCAGTGCAGCTGCAGACGCTCACGCGGCATCGAGTCGTCGGTCGTGCCAACGCCGAGGGGCGCCTACGAATCACCGGCCTCTTCTTCGACATTCCGTCGGCACGAGTTCTGCAGATAGGTACCCAGGAGATCACGGTCCTCGACCCGGCGGACTGCCCGCAGAAGAGTGACTCCTGA
- a CDS encoding single-stranded DNA-binding protein encodes MAGETVITVIGNLTADPELRFTPAGAAVANFTVASTPRTFDRQTNEWKDGDALFMRCNIWREAAENVAESLTRGSRVIVSGRLRQRSYETREGEKRTVVELEVDEIGPSLRYATAKVNKANRGGGGGGGGFNSGSGSGSSGGSSGGRSNSSSNSGSGGDDPWGSAPAASGSFGGRGGDEEPPF; translated from the coding sequence ATGGCAGGCGAGACCGTCATCACCGTCATCGGAAACTTGACGGCTGATCCAGAACTTCGATTCACCCCCGCCGGCGCGGCGGTTGCCAACTTCACGGTTGCATCCACCCCGCGCACATTCGATCGTCAGACGAACGAGTGGAAAGACGGCGACGCGCTCTTCATGCGCTGCAACATCTGGCGCGAGGCAGCGGAGAACGTTGCCGAGAGCTTGACCCGAGGCTCGCGAGTGATCGTGAGCGGACGGCTGCGGCAGCGCTCGTACGAGACGCGTGAGGGTGAGAAGCGGACAGTCGTCGAGCTCGAGGTAGACGAGATCGGACCTTCACTCCGCTACGCCACCGCAAAGGTCAACAAGGCCAACCGCGGTGGAGGTGGCGGCGGAGGCGGCTTCAACTCCGGCTCCGGCTCCGGTTCCTCCGGCGGATCGAGCGGCGGCCGCTCGAACTCCTCGTCCAACTCCGGTTCCGGCGGAGACGATCCCTGGGGCAGTGCCCCGGCGGCGTCGGGCTCCTTCGGCGGACGTGGCGGAGACGAAGAGCCACCGTTCTAG
- a CDS encoding glycosyltransferase family 87 protein, with translation MRSGVRANPMTVVVVVAMAALGLILGYLNKARCAVAPFDASGRSTVFDAIKDSSVCYSDIQFLWLGRDIDNHIFPYIHGAITSDGILTGGTVEYPVLSGLLMWLGAIPAHTDAQFLLTSALILAPFGLLTAWMLGRMAGWSALLWSIGPPVVMYAFHNWELPVVAAAVGAIFVMTLPVPLRRRAILASVLLAVGFCLKLYPGAFVLPLIAYVVTGGIDGRESADTIRGRWDVRGGLMVAGAAIGTVVAINLPFAVLGYEGWRASFTFQSLRQADLTTNSIWYWGLRHFYISDQMTPDAYAEADASFQDVVDVASPLLVFAAFALALWLGWRRAKVVGTYPWVAVSGSMLCGFMLLHKVHSPQYTLWLLPFLVLLRVPWALVAAYLVVDLSMGIGVFKYFAALASGVDAEDEEFFVLVGVWGRALLLVVLFVLFIRTRMRIPVRGETDQESVSSRRPAATSLTGSPGQ, from the coding sequence ATGCGATCCGGGGTCCGCGCCAATCCGATGACGGTCGTCGTGGTCGTCGCGATGGCTGCGCTGGGATTGATTCTGGGATATCTGAACAAGGCCCGATGCGCGGTCGCGCCGTTCGACGCCTCCGGACGCAGCACGGTGTTCGACGCCATCAAGGATTCCTCGGTCTGCTACTCCGACATCCAATTCCTGTGGCTCGGCCGAGACATCGACAATCACATCTTTCCCTACATTCACGGAGCCATCACCAGCGACGGGATCCTCACCGGCGGGACGGTGGAGTATCCCGTCCTCAGTGGGTTGCTGATGTGGCTCGGAGCCATCCCGGCCCACACCGATGCACAGTTCCTGCTGACCTCGGCGTTGATTCTGGCACCGTTCGGTCTGCTCACCGCCTGGATGCTCGGGCGGATGGCCGGCTGGTCCGCGTTGCTGTGGTCGATCGGCCCACCTGTGGTGATGTACGCCTTCCACAACTGGGAACTTCCGGTCGTGGCCGCTGCCGTCGGCGCGATCTTCGTCATGACCCTGCCGGTGCCGCTGCGGCGCAGAGCGATTCTCGCGTCGGTGCTGTTGGCCGTCGGCTTCTGCCTCAAGCTCTACCCGGGAGCTTTCGTGTTGCCCCTGATCGCGTATGTGGTCACCGGCGGCATCGACGGGCGCGAGTCCGCCGACACCATCCGGGGTCGCTGGGACGTCCGTGGCGGTCTGATGGTCGCCGGTGCCGCGATCGGCACGGTCGTCGCAATCAACCTGCCGTTCGCAGTGCTCGGTTACGAGGGGTGGCGTGCATCCTTCACCTTCCAGTCGCTGCGGCAGGCAGACCTGACGACCAACTCCATCTGGTACTGGGGACTGCGCCACTTCTACATCAGCGACCAGATGACTCCCGATGCCTACGCGGAGGCCGACGCGTCCTTCCAGGATGTGGTCGATGTCGCGTCGCCGCTGTTGGTGTTCGCCGCGTTCGCACTTGCGCTGTGGCTCGGCTGGCGTCGGGCAAAGGTTGTCGGGACGTACCCGTGGGTCGCGGTGAGCGGGTCGATGCTGTGCGGATTCATGCTGCTGCACAAGGTGCACTCGCCGCAGTACACGCTGTGGCTACTGCCTTTCCTGGTGTTGCTTCGGGTCCCGTGGGCGCTCGTCGCCGCGTATCTCGTCGTCGATCTGTCGATGGGAATCGGCGTGTTCAAGTACTTCGCCGCATTGGCCTCCGGGGTGGACGCCGAGGACGAGGAGTTCTTCGTTCTGGTGGGGGTGTGGGGACGGGCGCTGCTGCTGGTGGTGCTGTTCGTGCTGTTCATCCGTACGCGCATGCGGATTCCAGTACGCGGCGAAACAGACCAGGAGTCGGTATCATCGCGCCGACCAGCAGCGACATCGCTGACGGGATCACCGGGGCAGTAG
- the rplI gene encoding 50S ribosomal protein L9, which yields MKLILTADVDNLGAPGDTVEVKDGYGRNFLLPRGLAIQATRGAQKQVDGIRRAQEARAVRGLEHANELKQAIEGLEAVTLSVKTAGDSGKLFGSVTASDVASALKAAGGPVVDKRSIDLPKAHVKSTGKHDIVVNLHPDVTAKFKLDVVGS from the coding sequence ATGAAACTGATCCTCACCGCTGATGTGGACAACCTCGGTGCGCCTGGCGACACCGTAGAGGTCAAGGACGGCTACGGCCGTAACTTCCTGCTGCCCCGCGGATTGGCCATCCAGGCCACCCGTGGAGCTCAGAAGCAGGTCGACGGCATCCGCCGCGCTCAGGAAGCTCGTGCCGTCCGCGGCCTCGAGCACGCCAACGAGCTCAAGCAGGCCATCGAAGGCCTCGAGGCCGTCACGCTCTCCGTGAAGACCGCGGGCGACTCGGGCAAGCTGTTCGGCTCGGTCACCGCGTCGGACGTCGCTTCTGCTCTGAAGGCTGCCGGTGGCCCGGTCGTCGACAAGCGCAGCATCGATCTGCCGAAGGCTCACGTCAAGAGCACGGGCAAGCACGACATCGTCGTGAACCTGCACCCCGACGTGACCGCCAAGTTCAAGCTGGATGTCGTCGGAAGCTGA
- the rpsR gene encoding 30S ribosomal protein S18, with the protein MPKPPLRDKVLKKKACSFCKEKNTSIDYKDTTLLRKYVSDRGKIRARRVTGNCVQHQRDVAVAVKNSREVALLPYAATAR; encoded by the coding sequence ATGCCCAAACCGCCATTGCGCGACAAGGTGCTCAAGAAGAAAGCGTGTTCCTTCTGCAAGGAAAAGAACACGTCGATCGATTACAAGGACACGACGTTGCTGCGTAAGTACGTCAGCGATCGCGGAAAGATCCGTGCTCGCCGTGTCACCGGCAACTGCGTCCAGCATCAGCGTGACGTGGCCGTTGCCGTGAAGAACTCGCGTGAGGTAGCACTGCTGCCTTACGCCGCGACGGCTCGATAG
- the dnaB gene encoding replicative DNA helicase translates to MAVVDDRGQSDYSGPSSSEGPGEDFGRQPPQDMAAEQSVLGGMLLSKDAIADVLEVLRPGDFYRPAHQNVYDAILDLYSRGEPADPVTVSAELDRRGELKRIGGPPYLITLTQTTPTAANAGYYAEIVAEKSILRRLVQAGTRIVQFGYAGADGQDVAEVVDRAQAEVYEVTERRTSEDFLPLEELLQPTMDEIDSIASRGGISLGVPTGFAELDEITNGLHPGQMIIVAARPGVGKSTLSMDFMRSCSIKHGMPSVIFSLEMSRTEIVMRLLSAEAKIKLGDMRSGKMTDDDWTKLARRMSEISEAPLFVDDSPNLTMMEIRAKARRLKQRNGLKLIVVDYLQLMSSGKKVESRQQEVSDFSRQLKLLAKELECPVVAVCQLNRGPEQRTDKKPMVSDLRESGSLEQDADMVILLHRPDAIERDDPRGGEADLILGKHRNGPTATITVAHQLHLSRFVDMARG, encoded by the coding sequence GTGGCAGTTGTGGACGATCGAGGACAGTCCGACTACTCCGGTCCCTCGTCCAGCGAGGGTCCTGGCGAGGATTTCGGTCGCCAGCCCCCACAGGACATGGCGGCCGAACAGTCCGTACTCGGCGGCATGCTGCTGAGCAAGGACGCCATTGCCGACGTGCTCGAAGTGCTTCGTCCCGGCGACTTCTATCGCCCGGCCCACCAGAACGTGTACGACGCGATCCTCGACCTCTACAGCCGCGGTGAGCCTGCCGACCCGGTCACCGTATCGGCCGAGCTGGACCGTCGCGGTGAGCTCAAGCGCATCGGCGGCCCCCCGTACCTGATCACCCTGACGCAGACGACGCCGACGGCAGCCAACGCCGGGTACTACGCCGAGATCGTCGCGGAGAAGTCGATTCTGCGCCGGCTCGTGCAGGCCGGTACCCGCATCGTGCAGTTCGGCTACGCCGGAGCCGACGGCCAGGACGTGGCCGAGGTGGTCGACCGCGCGCAGGCCGAGGTGTACGAGGTCACCGAACGCCGCACCTCCGAGGACTTCCTCCCCCTCGAGGAGCTGCTGCAGCCCACGATGGACGAAATCGACTCCATCGCCAGCCGTGGTGGCATATCCCTCGGTGTACCAACAGGATTCGCCGAACTCGACGAAATCACCAACGGCCTGCACCCGGGTCAGATGATCATCGTGGCGGCGAGGCCCGGCGTGGGTAAGTCGACCCTGAGTATGGATTTCATGCGTTCGTGCTCGATCAAGCACGGCATGCCCAGTGTCATTTTCTCCCTGGAAATGAGTCGCACCGAGATCGTCATGCGACTGTTGTCCGCCGAGGCGAAGATCAAGCTCGGCGACATGCGATCCGGAAAGATGACCGACGACGACTGGACCAAGCTGGCCCGGCGCATGAGCGAGATCAGCGAAGCACCGCTCTTCGTCGACGACTCCCCGAACCTGACGATGATGGAGATCCGTGCCAAGGCACGTCGCCTCAAGCAGCGCAACGGACTGAAACTCATTGTGGTGGACTACCTTCAGCTGATGTCGTCCGGCAAGAAGGTCGAATCCCGTCAGCAGGAGGTCTCGGACTTCTCCCGTCAGCTCAAGCTGTTGGCCAAGGAACTCGAATGCCCGGTGGTCGCGGTCTGCCAGCTCAACCGTGGCCCCGAGCAGCGAACCGACAAGAAGCCGATGGTCTCGGACCTCCGTGAGTCCGGCTCACTGGAGCAGGACGCCGACATGGTGATTCTGCTGCACCGCCCCGACGCAATCGAGCGCGACGACCCTCGTGGCGGTGAGGCCGACCTGATTCTCGGTAAGCACCGTAACGGCCCGACCGCGACAATCACTGTGGCACACCAACTTCACCTGTCCAGATTCGTGGACATGGCGCGGGGCTAG
- the rpsF gene encoding 30S ribosomal protein S6 yields MRHYELMVILDPNLDERTVAPSLDTFLNVVRKDGGTVDKVDVWGKRRLAYEILKHAEGIYAVVNLNAEPATVSELDRQLGLNESVLRTKVLRQGK; encoded by the coding sequence ATGCGTCATTACGAATTGATGGTCATTCTCGACCCCAATCTGGACGAGCGCACTGTCGCTCCGTCGCTCGACACGTTCCTCAACGTCGTTCGCAAGGATGGCGGCACCGTCGACAAGGTCGATGTGTGGGGCAAGCGTCGTCTGGCCTACGAAATCCTCAAGCATGCCGAGGGCATCTACGCCGTTGTGAACCTCAACGCCGAGCCTGCCACCGTCAGCGAGCTCGATCGTCAGCTCGGACTCAACGAGTCCGTTCTGCGCACGAAGGTCCTGCGACAGGGCAAGTAA
- a CDS encoding response regulator transcription factor, which produces MTQVSRSQESTENRTTEVRRVGLVEDHESVALGLKAMLADEPDLELVSTAATVAELLAQQPTLDLVVLDLRLGDGSSPRSNVEQLHAAGARVLVYTGAENAFLVRSAARAGVLGVVRKSAPAAAIVSAIRRAASGGQVVTTDWAAAIDGDPQLPDVGLSPRQREVLALYASGEKAGRVARLAGLSEQTVNDYLVRIRNKYAEAGRPAPTKTDLYKRAVEDGWLPMPELPPQD; this is translated from the coding sequence ATGACACAGGTGTCGCGATCACAGGAGAGCACAGAAAATCGGACCACCGAAGTACGACGCGTCGGCCTCGTCGAGGACCACGAATCGGTAGCGCTCGGACTCAAGGCCATGCTCGCCGACGAACCCGACCTGGAACTGGTGTCCACCGCCGCCACCGTCGCAGAGTTGCTCGCCCAGCAGCCCACACTCGATCTGGTGGTACTCGATCTTCGGCTCGGTGACGGGTCCTCACCCCGCTCCAACGTGGAGCAACTGCACGCCGCCGGTGCGCGCGTCCTCGTCTACACCGGTGCCGAGAACGCCTTTCTGGTTCGCTCGGCAGCTCGTGCGGGCGTACTGGGCGTAGTTCGCAAGTCGGCACCGGCCGCAGCGATCGTCTCCGCGATCCGGCGCGCCGCGAGCGGGGGACAGGTCGTCACGACGGACTGGGCTGCCGCAATCGACGGTGATCCGCAGCTTCCCGACGTGGGACTCAGTCCACGCCAACGCGAAGTACTCGCCCTCTACGCGTCGGGCGAGAAGGCCGGACGCGTCGCCCGCCTGGCCGGACTGTCCGAGCAGACCGTCAACGACTACCTGGTGCGGATCCGCAACAAATACGCCGAGGCGGGGCGTCCGGCACCGACGAAAACCGATCTGTACAAGCGTGCGGTCGAGGACGGCTGGCTCCCCATGCCGGAGCTACCTCCACAGGATTGA